Proteins co-encoded in one Leptospira yasudae genomic window:
- a CDS encoding LIC14007 family protein yields MKIYSGVISSTKLDQPPMFVTKNGLKKRMPIQEPQKVLETSLAYSLEKSVLLISYNLLLDHTGDIKLAESSYLQFSARFHETFTQESWFFLSNRIETFLREYEQAKLDFHYDSKF; encoded by the coding sequence ATGAAGATCTATTCGGGTGTTATCAGTTCCACTAAATTGGATCAACCACCGATGTTCGTTACGAAAAACGGACTGAAAAAAAGAATGCCGATCCAAGAACCACAAAAAGTTTTAGAAACGTCTCTCGCGTATAGTTTGGAGAAAAGCGTATTACTCATTTCTTATAATTTGCTCTTAGATCATACCGGAGATATCAAACTTGCGGAGAGCAGTTATCTTCAATTCTCCGCGCGGTTTCATGAAACGTTCACGCAGGAATCTTGGTTCTTTTTATCCAATCGAATCGAAACTTTCCTCAGAGAATACGAACAAGCAAAGCTCGATTTTCACTACGATTCCAAATTCTAA
- a CDS encoding 2-isopropylmalate synthase, protein MLLRLIGCLKSKTQKTGRRIFCENHMATDQEDYVRIFDTTLRDGEQCPGAAMTENEKLEIAAQLGTMKVDIIEAGFPVSSPVQFQAVERIARETEGPIIAALARAMKADIEAASKALQPAKKRRIHTFIASSPIHMKYKLGKEPKEVLKMAVEAVTLCRQFVDDVEFSPEDATRSEPEFLRELCEAVIAAGATTINIPDTVGYTTPAEYGSLFKFLITNVRGSEKAIFSAHCHNDLGLATANSLAAVQNGARQIECTINGIGERAGNTAMEEVVMAMRTRKDALGIQTRIKTEEIARASYLVKTITGMLVQPNKAIVGANAFAHESGIHQDGVIKHRETYEIMKPETVGLSSNRMVLGRHSGRAGFKDRIVKLGFSPQAEELEAAYQRFLEIADRKKEIYDEDIRALFSDETRKSTGDRFQLEGFTVSTGTKSTPTAGVRILIDGHVREESATGDGPVDAIYKAIQKTTGMDPEVSRLVISPVTEGQDAMAEASVTLEYKGDRVVGKGSSTDIIEACSRAYISALNRF, encoded by the coding sequence ATTCTTCTTCGTTTAATTGGTTGTCTAAAGAGTAAAACCCAAAAAACTGGAAGAAGAATTTTTTGCGAGAATCACATGGCAACAGATCAGGAAGACTACGTTCGCATATTTGATACCACTCTGAGAGACGGGGAACAATGTCCCGGCGCGGCGATGACGGAAAACGAAAAGTTGGAGATCGCGGCTCAACTCGGAACGATGAAAGTCGATATCATTGAAGCCGGTTTTCCGGTTTCTTCTCCCGTTCAATTCCAGGCCGTGGAACGAATCGCAAGAGAAACCGAAGGACCGATCATCGCCGCACTCGCAAGGGCGATGAAAGCCGACATCGAAGCCGCTTCCAAAGCGCTTCAACCCGCAAAAAAAAGAAGAATTCATACCTTCATCGCTTCTTCACCGATCCACATGAAATACAAACTCGGAAAGGAACCCAAAGAGGTTCTGAAGATGGCCGTGGAAGCCGTGACCCTTTGCCGTCAATTCGTGGACGACGTGGAATTCTCCCCCGAAGACGCAACCCGAAGCGAACCGGAATTTTTGCGCGAACTCTGCGAGGCGGTGATCGCGGCGGGCGCCACAACGATCAATATTCCGGACACGGTCGGTTATACGACTCCCGCCGAATACGGAAGCCTTTTTAAATTCTTAATCACGAATGTGAGAGGATCGGAAAAAGCGATCTTCTCCGCGCATTGCCACAACGACTTAGGACTTGCGACCGCCAACTCATTGGCCGCCGTTCAAAACGGAGCGCGCCAGATCGAATGCACGATCAACGGAATCGGGGAAAGAGCCGGAAACACCGCGATGGAAGAAGTCGTTATGGCGATGAGAACTCGCAAAGACGCGCTCGGAATTCAAACGAGAATCAAAACCGAAGAGATTGCGCGCGCTTCGTATCTCGTTAAGACGATTACCGGAATGCTCGTTCAGCCGAACAAGGCGATCGTCGGCGCCAATGCGTTCGCGCACGAATCCGGAATTCACCAAGACGGCGTGATCAAACACCGAGAAACCTACGAAATCATGAAACCGGAAACGGTCGGTCTTTCTTCCAATCGAATGGTTCTGGGAAGACACAGCGGACGCGCCGGTTTTAAAGATCGAATCGTCAAACTCGGTTTTTCTCCGCAAGCCGAAGAACTCGAAGCCGCGTATCAAAGATTTTTGGAAATCGCGGACCGCAAAAAAGAAATCTATGACGAGGACATCCGTGCCCTCTTTTCCGACGAAACGAGAAAGTCAACGGGGGATCGTTTTCAACTCGAGGGATTTACCGTTTCCACCGGAACCAAAAGCACTCCGACGGCGGGCGTACGAATTCTTATCGACGGTCATGTACGAGAAGAATCCGCAACCGGTGACGGTCCGGTGGATGCGATTTACAAAGCGATTCAGAAAACAACCGGGATGGATCCGGAAGTTTCACGGCTCGTGATTTCTCCGGTGACGGAAGGACAAGACGCAATGGCGGAAGCTTCGGTTACGTTGGAATACAAAGGCGATCGCGTTGTGGGCAAAGGAAGTTCCACCGACATCATCGAGGCTTGTTCGAGGGCGTATATCTCGGCGCTGAATCGATTTTAG
- a CDS encoding SpoIIE family protein phosphatase has product MFAKFLGSVLFFLVTTCLPDLQPASREENFQDLSDDWEIQTGQNVWKPVRVPSNLKEFVDADFRKFTDADFHDTNSRDPQGRIGATPILLRKRFSLEKSFDGSLSLSLGKISDRATVRWNGEELREELFSEYQTSVPQGYDRTRIYAIPETNRFKNNEILVTIRPYFDYEFGILSGPIGIGTPSAIWKRFFLGEFTGLIVFGSFSLIGSFFLFLSLREKKGEENFYFGLFLIFFALFQISLSELKYLTGFKILNLKKLEYSCLAFLFPLFCRFLNSLLRKAKTKLHFYLEVLTIPILIAMGAAETVLLLDQINRYALQVSWIGFVFVALRILIPNLKRSFESKIILSGILFLLFCVGIDILAQRGLFKMFRLSGIGVCGFLGFLTLILANKFVRMKEKLKSWNRVLETAIRNRTQKLSSSLEEIRSLKEQQDGDYFLITLLFQPFLSKNLKTSQAQIDIHRKQFKSFQFKNRTYELGGDVVLSETVSISGISYQALINADAMGKSLQGASGALVFCSIVKSFLQTQDYEFRSPENWLFLLYRNLQAVFESFDGSMLVSGILSLYRMETGDLFFLNCEHPPIILVRNGKPSYLHEDAVLRKIGFPDPDSKVTVEHFRLQTGDVVLYGSDGREDLYFPNSFDSSRKQKVSSPDVFFDLVQTGIPDLAELESKIVQKAELSDDLSFLKIQTGAETFLGKNRSQSRSFLQEGYRFYKKGEFQKACLHVARASILDPSDLKLARLVLVLAKKSQSFKLFRFFSEKVLLRTTGQGLAKDSRLLASSFRSESSSFPQTGSKTVKNVS; this is encoded by the coding sequence TTGTTCGCAAAATTTCTTGGTTCCGTTTTATTTTTCCTCGTAACAACCTGTCTCCCCGATTTGCAGCCCGCGTCTCGAGAGGAGAATTTTCAAGACCTTTCCGATGATTGGGAAATTCAGACCGGTCAAAACGTTTGGAAACCGGTCCGTGTCCCCTCCAACCTCAAAGAATTTGTCGATGCGGATTTCCGGAAGTTTACGGATGCGGATTTTCACGATACAAATTCCCGCGATCCTCAAGGTCGGATCGGCGCAACACCGATCCTTCTTCGAAAACGGTTCTCTCTGGAGAAATCTTTCGACGGTTCCTTAAGTCTTTCTTTGGGAAAAATATCGGACCGCGCGACGGTTCGTTGGAACGGGGAGGAACTTAGGGAGGAATTATTTTCCGAATACCAAACCTCCGTACCGCAAGGATACGATCGAACTCGGATCTACGCCATTCCCGAGACGAACAGATTCAAAAACAATGAAATACTCGTTACGATCCGACCTTACTTCGATTACGAATTCGGAATTCTTTCGGGACCGATCGGAATCGGAACGCCCTCTGCGATTTGGAAACGTTTCTTTTTAGGAGAATTCACCGGACTCATCGTATTCGGTTCGTTTTCCTTGATCGGAAGTTTCTTTTTATTTCTTTCCCTCCGCGAAAAAAAGGGAGAAGAGAATTTTTACTTCGGTTTGTTTTTGATCTTCTTTGCACTTTTCCAAATCTCCCTTTCCGAGCTAAAGTATCTGACCGGATTCAAGATTTTGAATTTAAAGAAACTGGAATATTCTTGTCTTGCGTTTTTGTTTCCTCTTTTTTGCCGATTTCTCAATTCTCTCCTGCGGAAAGCGAAAACAAAACTTCATTTTTACCTCGAGGTCTTGACGATCCCGATCCTGATTGCGATGGGAGCCGCGGAAACCGTTCTTCTCTTGGATCAAATCAATCGGTACGCGCTTCAGGTTTCCTGGATCGGTTTTGTATTCGTTGCGCTGCGCATTTTGATTCCGAATTTAAAACGAAGTTTCGAATCGAAGATCATCCTTTCCGGAATCCTATTTCTGCTTTTTTGCGTGGGAATCGACATTCTTGCCCAAAGAGGTTTATTCAAAATGTTTCGTCTTTCCGGAATCGGTGTCTGCGGTTTCTTGGGGTTTCTGACGCTGATTCTCGCCAATAAATTCGTGCGAATGAAGGAAAAGTTGAAATCCTGGAATCGAGTTTTAGAAACTGCGATTCGAAATCGCACCCAAAAACTTTCTTCGAGTTTGGAGGAGATTCGTTCTCTCAAGGAACAACAGGACGGGGATTATTTTCTAATCACTCTCCTGTTCCAACCCTTCCTTTCCAAAAATCTCAAAACATCGCAAGCACAGATCGACATTCATCGAAAGCAATTCAAGAGTTTTCAATTTAAGAATCGGACCTACGAACTCGGCGGTGACGTGGTTCTCAGCGAAACGGTTTCTATTTCGGGAATTTCCTATCAAGCTCTGATCAACGCAGACGCGATGGGTAAATCCCTGCAAGGAGCGAGCGGCGCTCTGGTCTTCTGTTCCATCGTAAAAAGTTTTCTGCAAACCCAGGACTATGAGTTTCGCAGTCCGGAGAATTGGCTCTTTCTCTTGTATCGAAATCTTCAGGCCGTATTCGAATCCTTCGACGGAAGCATGCTCGTTTCGGGAATTCTTTCCTTGTATCGAATGGAAACGGGAGATCTATTTTTTCTCAACTGCGAACATCCGCCGATCATTCTGGTTCGAAACGGAAAACCGAGTTATCTGCACGAAGACGCGGTGTTACGAAAAATCGGATTTCCCGATCCGGATTCCAAAGTCACGGTGGAACATTTCCGTCTGCAAACGGGGGATGTTGTTTTGTACGGTTCGGATGGAAGAGAAGATCTGTATTTTCCGAATTCGTTCGATTCCTCACGCAAACAAAAAGTCTCCTCTCCCGATGTTTTCTTTGATTTGGTTCAAACTGGAATTCCGGATCTCGCTGAATTGGAATCGAAGATCGTTCAAAAGGCGGAACTTTCCGATGACCTCAGCTTCCTGAAGATTCAAACCGGAGCCGAAACGTTTCTGGGAAAGAACCGCTCACAGAGCCGGTCTTTTTTACAAGAGGGATACCGATTTTATAAAAAGGGAGAATTCCAAAAAGCCTGCCTTCACGTCGCACGGGCTTCGATTCTCGATCCATCGGATTTGAAATTGGCCCGTCTGGTTTTGGTTTTAGCAAAGAAATCGCAAAGTTTCAAACTCTTCCGTTTCTTTTCAGAGAAGGTTTTGCTTCGAACAACAGGACAAGGCCTCGCAAAAGATTCCAGACTCTTGGCCTCTTCGTTTCGATCCGAGTCCTCTTCTTTTCCTCAAACCGGCTCAAAAACGGTAAAAAACGTCAGCTAA
- a CDS encoding FAD-dependent oxidoreductase, whose protein sequence is MKYSEIFEPIQLGSVTLPNRVIMGSMHLGLEGMPMTAERMIAFYGRRFDGGACFITTGGISVNHEGKGSNIFFNFQKEEDCKELSIVANALKPKGIFCAQLFHAGRYAYHRELVAPSALRAPINRFIPKALSEEEAWRTIEEFGDSALKAREVGFGAVEIMGSEGYLVNQFFSGVTNQREDFFGGTPEKRMNFAIEVMKNVRKKVGKDFPVVYRMSGIDLIPGNPTFEEVVTLAERLKEEGADALNIGIGWHESRIPTISMLVPRGAWAKISGKIKARVKDIPIIASNRVNMPETMSRILKEHEADILSMARPFLADPDILNKIKADQEERINTCIACNQACLDHTFKEQMVSCLVNPSANRELELSKLKNADKKHVVVVGSGPGGLESARISAIRGHKVTVLEATDKIGGQLNLAAQIPGKSEFFETIRYFKNELKNLGVDIQFGHQATLDSILSLKPDAVIFATGVKPREFTLPGIEKKKTASYADYLSGKFQPGKNEKIAIIGGGGIGCDVAHKLTEEEAPTIDSYFHRYNVPSYTKAQIQPEKPERKVSIFRRSGKIGSGLGATTAWALLQELESKEVGFYTSLNYKEVTDKGLVVETKKDGPLTIECDSIILCAGQLSEVSLYEEFKAKSPGIPSYLIGGAKDASGIDAKRAMLEGFEAAIAIGVN, encoded by the coding sequence ATGAAATATTCTGAAATTTTTGAACCGATCCAACTCGGTTCCGTTACTCTTCCCAACCGAGTCATCATGGGTTCCATGCACTTGGGTTTGGAAGGAATGCCGATGACCGCGGAAAGAATGATCGCATTCTACGGAAGACGTTTCGACGGCGGCGCTTGTTTTATTACGACGGGAGGAATCTCCGTCAATCACGAAGGAAAAGGATCGAACATCTTCTTTAACTTTCAAAAGGAAGAAGACTGCAAAGAATTATCGATCGTCGCAAACGCGCTCAAACCCAAAGGAATTTTCTGCGCGCAGCTCTTTCACGCGGGACGTTATGCGTATCACAGAGAACTCGTAGCTCCTTCCGCACTGCGCGCTCCGATCAACCGTTTTATCCCCAAGGCTTTGTCGGAAGAAGAAGCTTGGAGAACGATCGAAGAGTTCGGAGACTCCGCCCTCAAAGCCAGAGAAGTCGGTTTCGGCGCCGTTGAAATTATGGGAAGCGAGGGTTATCTCGTGAACCAATTCTTTTCCGGAGTCACCAATCAAAGAGAAGACTTTTTCGGAGGAACTCCCGAAAAACGAATGAACTTCGCGATCGAAGTCATGAAGAACGTTCGAAAAAAAGTCGGGAAGGATTTTCCGGTCGTATATCGTATGTCCGGGATCGATTTGATTCCAGGCAATCCTACTTTTGAAGAAGTCGTCACCCTCGCCGAACGTTTGAAAGAAGAAGGAGCCGACGCGCTCAACATCGGAATCGGCTGGCACGAATCCAGAATTCCTACGATCTCCATGCTCGTTCCGCGCGGCGCTTGGGCGAAAATTTCCGGCAAAATCAAAGCCCGCGTCAAAGACATTCCGATCATCGCTTCCAATCGCGTGAATATGCCCGAAACCATGTCTCGCATTTTGAAAGAACACGAAGCGGATATTTTGAGTATGGCGAGGCCGTTTTTAGCCGACCCGGACATTCTGAACAAGATCAAAGCCGATCAGGAAGAAAGAATCAACACTTGCATCGCGTGCAATCAAGCTTGTTTGGATCATACGTTCAAAGAACAGATGGTTTCCTGTTTGGTAAACCCTTCCGCCAACCGAGAACTGGAACTAAGCAAACTTAAAAACGCGGATAAGAAGCACGTCGTCGTTGTCGGCTCCGGTCCGGGAGGACTCGAATCCGCAAGAATCAGCGCGATCCGAGGTCATAAGGTCACCGTTCTCGAAGCGACTGACAAGATCGGAGGACAACTCAATCTTGCGGCGCAAATCCCGGGAAAATCGGAATTCTTTGAAACGATCCGCTATTTCAAAAACGAACTGAAAAACCTCGGCGTTGATATCCAATTCGGTCATCAAGCCACGTTAGACAGCATTCTTTCCTTAAAACCCGACGCGGTGATCTTTGCGACCGGAGTCAAGCCGAGAGAATTCACGTTACCCGGAATCGAAAAAAAGAAAACCGCTTCCTATGCGGATTATCTTTCCGGCAAGTTTCAACCGGGCAAAAACGAAAAAATCGCCATCATCGGCGGCGGAGGAATCGGCTGCGACGTAGCGCACAAACTCACGGAAGAAGAAGCTCCTACGATCGATTCTTACTTTCACCGATACAACGTTCCTTCTTATACGAAAGCGCAGATCCAACCGGAAAAACCGGAACGCAAAGTTTCCATCTTCCGCAGATCCGGCAAGATCGGATCGGGACTCGGAGCGACCACGGCTTGGGCCTTGTTGCAGGAACTGGAATCCAAAGAAGTCGGATTTTACACTTCCTTAAACTACAAAGAAGTCACCGACAAAGGGCTCGTCGTCGAAACGAAAAAAGACGGTCCGTTAACGATCGAATGCGATTCCATCATTCTTTGTGCGGGACAACTCAGCGAGGTTTCCCTCTATGAAGAATTCAAAGCGAAATCTCCCGGAATTCCTTCGTATTTGATCGGAGGAGCCAAAGACGCTTCCGGAATCGACGCGAAACGCGCGATGCTCGAAGGCTTTGAAGCCGCGATCGCAATCGGAGTGAACTAA
- a CDS encoding ATP-dependent helicase, which produces MSWKEELNPAQLEAVLTQDGPVLVLAGAGTGKTKTIISRLAQLVSSGIPASSILLLTFTRKAAREMILRASSLGDARCADVQGGTFHSFCSGVLRRFAPVLDLSSGFTILDDADSLDVFQFLRNEKDFGKTKTRFPSNETLVAIHSEIQNTGRSLQAILEKDYPIFNQRIRDVAQIFEDYKAYKKERSLLDYDDLLYFTRDLLANHPGVRTALSEKYRFVMVDEFQDTNKIQAHIACLLASEHSNLMVVGDDAQCIYTFRGASVRGILDFPKIFPNTKTIFLEKNYRSTPAILNLANCVLENFAEKYDKYLFTENENGPKPSVLQFTDELEEAEGIADILLQKKEEGIPFKRMCVLFRASWNSSQLELVLAKRNIPFVKFGGRKFIETAHIKDLLSFLKLLINPLDSVSWIRVLKLIPGIGTARSNEILEKIRKTSGSFEVLSEETGSAIAKYLSPLYHLYQKHKETNSEVKNVAADFIDFYRVLLEKNYDDSKRRSEDLDAVLGFSLKYVSLSDFLSDLTMDHASLSLDKIKPDNAESDLLNLSTVHSAKGLEFDLVFVLNSTEGVFPSSKNNDTEEERRLFYVAITRARKELYLTRPSLAQSRSGPYYTKLSRFLSEIPSPEKVYDLKLMQGKSAAKNSPAIPSSSVAKENDSFSRIQDYFGS; this is translated from the coding sequence ATGTCCTGGAAGGAAGAATTAAACCCAGCTCAATTGGAAGCGGTCCTCACCCAGGATGGACCGGTGCTTGTGTTGGCGGGCGCCGGTACCGGTAAAACAAAAACCATCATCAGCCGACTCGCTCAGTTGGTATCTTCGGGAATCCCCGCCTCTTCCATTCTTCTTTTAACCTTTACCCGCAAAGCCGCCCGAGAGATGATCCTGCGCGCTTCTTCGTTGGGAGACGCACGCTGTGCGGACGTGCAAGGCGGAACCTTTCATTCGTTTTGCAGCGGTGTTTTGAGAAGATTCGCTCCCGTTCTGGATCTATCCTCTGGATTTACCATTCTGGACGACGCGGATTCTTTGGATGTGTTTCAGTTCTTAAGAAACGAGAAGGATTTCGGAAAAACGAAAACCCGCTTTCCCTCGAATGAAACGTTAGTTGCCATTCACAGCGAAATCCAAAATACGGGCCGATCTCTGCAAGCTATATTGGAAAAAGATTATCCGATTTTTAATCAGAGAATCCGGGACGTCGCGCAGATTTTCGAAGATTATAAAGCTTACAAAAAAGAACGCTCGCTCTTGGATTACGACGACCTGCTCTACTTTACGAGAGATCTTCTCGCCAATCATCCCGGTGTTCGCACCGCTCTTTCCGAAAAATACAGATTCGTCATGGTGGACGAGTTTCAAGACACGAACAAAATCCAAGCGCATATCGCCTGCTTGCTTGCATCCGAACATTCCAATTTGATGGTGGTCGGAGACGACGCGCAGTGCATCTATACGTTTCGCGGCGCATCCGTTCGGGGGATTTTAGATTTTCCTAAAATATTTCCGAACACAAAAACGATTTTTCTCGAAAAGAATTATAGAAGCACTCCCGCAATTCTCAATCTTGCCAATTGCGTTTTGGAAAATTTCGCCGAAAAATACGATAAATATCTTTTTACGGAAAACGAAAACGGACCGAAACCGTCCGTTCTACAATTTACGGACGAGCTGGAAGAAGCGGAAGGAATCGCCGACATTCTCCTGCAAAAAAAAGAGGAAGGAATTCCTTTTAAACGAATGTGCGTTCTTTTTCGAGCGAGTTGGAATTCAAGCCAACTCGAACTTGTATTAGCAAAACGAAATATTCCGTTCGTAAAATTCGGCGGAAGAAAATTCATCGAAACGGCTCATATCAAGGATCTTCTTTCCTTTTTGAAACTTTTGATCAATCCCTTGGACTCCGTTTCCTGGATTCGGGTTTTAAAACTGATTCCGGGAATCGGTACGGCAAGATCCAATGAGATTCTGGAAAAAATCCGAAAGACATCCGGTTCTTTCGAGGTCCTTTCGGAAGAAACGGGTTCCGCGATCGCGAAATATCTTTCCCCCTTGTATCATCTCTATCAAAAACACAAGGAAACGAATTCGGAAGTCAAGAACGTGGCAGCCGATTTTATCGACTTCTACCGTGTCCTTTTGGAAAAGAATTACGACGATTCCAAACGAAGATCAGAGGATCTGGACGCAGTTCTTGGCTTTTCTCTTAAGTATGTTTCATTGAGCGATTTTTTGTCTGACTTAACGATGGATCACGCTTCTTTGAGTTTGGATAAAATCAAACCGGACAATGCGGAATCGGATCTGCTCAATCTTTCCACCGTTCATTCCGCGAAAGGACTAGAATTTGATCTTGTTTTCGTTTTGAATTCTACCGAAGGAGTCTTTCCATCGAGTAAAAACAACGATACGGAAGAAGAACGGAGACTTTTTTATGTGGCGATCACCCGCGCGAGAAAAGAACTCTATTTGACCAGACCTTCCCTGGCTCAATCCAGATCGGGTCCGTATTACACGAAACTTTCCCGCTTCTTAAGCGAAATTCCTTCTCCCGAAAAAGTATATGATCTGAAACTGATGCAGGGAAAATCCGCAGCGAAGAATTCTCCCGCGATTCCCTCTTCTTCCGTTGCAAAAGAGAACGATTCCTTTTCGAGAATTCAGGATTACTTCGGAAGTTAA
- a CDS encoding VanW family protein: protein MQRTETQPPIKTRADELRFSFKVLLLQGYRGFKNILFPVPLWKKDEDRRWSIASILAISETPLWNPDDTVENKILTAGKIENLRIAARKLNGIKVSAGQVFSFWKQIGNPNFGKGYVLGREIREGCIVPSVAGGICQISNALYDVAVRSGFEILERHRHSSVIPGSLAEQNRDATVKWNYVDLRFRSPVDFRIEIEFNSESMIVRFRTLSPVQTETEEPADFVPETSESVSTRNFQSLNDCYSCGRISCSQHSWNNRPTADFTAWILDEVWPELDEYVRTQWKPKDSVIVPMKNGTRWGTNRFNWTVRTAKNVQSLFLPALWRSFKLRYGSGKQTNRFRLNLELDRLLAQAAAKRIPYEASHIVVSQTLLPFLWEAGVFAGRTFDVLMTRLPFFLLHERLNQAHTRYPQSETLNDFRAPASWIESEYRALNSAQRILSPHSEILESFPNQAFALSWVFPKTQEKPRTEKKGILFPGSALGRKGAYEMKRLAEELHLSLYVLGNAIERDGFWENVSIRPFQNSWEEIGLVVYPAYIEHQPRQLLKAASMGIPVITTTASGLAGYEEKGIILVPIGNYDRLKHEVRLTLKADSMEALPQSK from the coding sequence ATGCAGCGGACTGAAACACAACCTCCCATTAAAACGCGTGCGGACGAACTTCGATTCTCCTTTAAGGTATTGCTACTTCAAGGATATAGAGGATTCAAAAATATTCTCTTTCCGGTTCCTCTCTGGAAAAAAGACGAAGATAGACGATGGTCCATCGCTTCGATCCTCGCGATTTCGGAAACTCCTCTCTGGAATCCGGACGATACCGTGGAAAATAAGATATTGACCGCCGGAAAAATCGAGAATCTGCGAATCGCGGCAAGAAAGCTGAATGGCATCAAAGTTTCGGCCGGTCAAGTATTCAGTTTTTGGAAACAAATCGGAAACCCGAATTTCGGCAAAGGGTATGTTTTAGGAAGAGAGATTCGGGAAGGTTGTATCGTTCCAAGCGTCGCCGGCGGTATATGCCAGATTTCGAATGCACTGTACGACGTTGCGGTTCGATCCGGTTTCGAAATTTTGGAAAGACATCGACATTCTTCCGTAATTCCCGGATCGCTCGCCGAACAAAACCGGGATGCGACCGTAAAATGGAATTACGTCGATCTTCGATTTCGTTCTCCCGTGGATTTCCGGATCGAAATCGAATTCAACTCCGAAAGTATGATTGTCCGTTTTCGGACTCTTTCTCCGGTTCAAACGGAAACCGAAGAGCCTGCCGATTTCGTTCCGGAAACGTCAGAGAGTGTTTCAACCCGGAACTTCCAATCCTTAAACGACTGTTATTCGTGCGGAAGAATTTCTTGCAGCCAACACAGTTGGAACAATCGACCTACCGCCGACTTTACCGCTTGGATTCTCGATGAAGTCTGGCCCGAATTGGATGAATATGTACGAACCCAATGGAAACCGAAAGATTCGGTAATCGTCCCGATGAAAAACGGAACGCGATGGGGAACGAATCGGTTTAACTGGACGGTTCGAACCGCAAAAAACGTTCAGAGCTTATTTCTGCCGGCGCTCTGGAGAAGTTTCAAACTTCGTTACGGGAGCGGAAAACAAACGAATCGATTTCGCCTCAATTTGGAATTGGATCGACTTCTCGCGCAAGCCGCCGCAAAACGCATTCCCTACGAAGCTTCCCATATCGTTGTATCTCAAACTCTGTTACCCTTTCTCTGGGAAGCGGGAGTTTTTGCGGGAAGAACGTTTGACGTATTGATGACTCGACTTCCTTTCTTCCTATTGCACGAACGTTTGAATCAAGCGCATACGCGGTATCCGCAGAGTGAAACGTTAAACGATTTTCGCGCCCCCGCTTCCTGGATCGAATCCGAATACAGAGCTCTCAATTCCGCGCAGAGAATCCTGTCTCCTCATTCCGAAATTCTGGAATCCTTTCCCAATCAGGCTTTTGCTTTGAGCTGGGTTTTTCCGAAAACGCAAGAGAAACCTCGTACCGAAAAGAAAGGAATTCTTTTTCCCGGGTCCGCGTTAGGCAGAAAAGGCGCCTATGAAATGAAACGATTGGCGGAAGAACTCCATCTTTCCTTGTATGTTTTGGGAAACGCGATCGAACGGGACGGATTCTGGGAGAATGTATCGATTCGACCCTTTCAAAATTCATGGGAAGAAATCGGACTCGTCGTTTATCCGGCATACATTGAACACCAGCCGAGACAATTGTTGAAAGCGGCTTCGATGGGAATACCCGTCATCACAACGACCGCGTCCGGTTTGGCGGGTTATGAGGAAAAAGGAATCATCCTCGTTCCGATCGGCAATTACGATCGTTTAAAGCACGAAGTGCGGCTTACATTGAAAGCCGATTCGATGGAAGCGCTGCCTCAGTCGAAATAA
- a CDS encoding FKBP-type peptidyl-prolyl cis-trans isomerase, with translation MKTRVITFHYTLHDTEGNLIDSSEGKSPLSYLEGVGHIISGLEEEMKKMSTGEKKKINVSAEKAYGLKDPDLIFDVPRTQFPPNEDLQVGMMFQTDEPDKVFTITELQEESVIVDGNHPLAGINLVFDVELTGIREATDEEISHGHVHGEGGHHHH, from the coding sequence ATGAAAACTAGAGTGATTACTTTCCATTACACCCTTCATGATACGGAAGGGAATTTAATCGATTCTTCCGAAGGCAAATCGCCTCTTTCCTATCTGGAAGGTGTCGGACATATCATTTCCGGTCTGGAAGAAGAGATGAAAAAGATGTCTACCGGAGAAAAGAAAAAGATCAACGTCTCCGCCGAGAAAGCATACGGTCTCAAAGACCCCGACCTTATTTTTGACGTTCCAAGAACCCAGTTCCCTCCCAACGAGGATCTGCAAGTGGGAATGATGTTTCAAACCGACGAACCCGATAAAGTTTTTACGATCACCGAACTTCAGGAAGAATCCGTCATCGTGGACGGAAATCATCCTCTCGCGGGAATCAACTTGGTTTTCGACGTGGAACTCACCGGAATCCGCGAAGCGACCGACGAAGAGATCTCCCACGGACACGTTCATGGAGAAGGTGGGCATCACCATCACTGA